Part of the Benincasa hispida cultivar B227 chromosome 12, ASM972705v1, whole genome shotgun sequence genome is shown below.
gttatataacgagattaaacactttgtggttcgatcttatacaaactcttttgtataggacacccccgctcgcatgtctccacatgaatgatcatgatcaaaccatctatagcacgtcacaacacttgtaacgaTCTACAAAACGAGTTGCATccagtgtcaccaggataaggtttccctcttatatccatatattacagactattttggttatcacttaagacatgatccacctatatgtctccacatacatgtttaagttacaacgacaactaaggatcttattttattggtttgtggtaaatgcaaataaaacatctcatgtttcatagataacagtgaagaaaatatctcatattattacatcacaagcgttttttcaatacaggtgtttacaaactacaggacccaacgagagtttagggtatcaatcccaacaacgattctgtttgcttccacTTATTGCTTGCAAACTCCAacatagacattgatagacttttatagtGATAGATACATATCgacttctattagtgtctatcactgatagacactgataaacttcCATAATGATGGATACTAATATACTTTTATCGGTGTACAGTTTAATGTGGAGTTTGTTCACTGATGGAGTTTTATGGCACATGAGATTTTTTATATTCATTGATGGAGTTTGTTAATGATGCAGTTTTTTTCCTTGGTGTAATTTGTTCCTAGGTGTAGCTTGTTCATTGGTGGAATAATCTAGAGTTTTGTACAATTTTTTTCATCCATGATCATGTTcctagaagtctatcaatgccTATCAGTCTCAAATCAGTCCACGGATTACACATTCTATCAGTGGTAGGCAATGATAAAATAAAGCTTGCATGAATTTTTGTTGATAGAACTTTTTGCTAATAGACAACGCTCTTATTGGTATCGTTCTTGTTGATAGATAGTGCTCTTGTTGATAAAACTATGAAGGTTGATAGAAATTACAAGAAGGTTAATAGAAATTATTGTTGATATTGAGTgataaaatactattattttgtatcattgatagataatgataaactatcactttctatccatatggatagatagtgacatattactatcattgtctatcagtggtATACAATAATAGACACTGATTGATTTCTATCACTACCTACCATTGATAGACgatgatagtagtctattagtgtctatcactcAATTTGATGTTTATCTCTAGTTAATCAACAAATAGTGCTACTGGCAAACACCTTATTGTTGGCCGATGAGTTGATTCCTCAAGTGCCAATGAAGCTTTTTCCACAGAATAAAACCGAGACGCCAAGAAAAGCAGCGGAGAGGCAGAGTCGAGTGTCAGGGTAGAGAAAGTGGAAGAGGGGACTACAGGGATTGGTGGATGGGTTGAGGGACAACTTTTTCTGGCAGCATGCCCTAGAATTGATATTCACGGAAGAAGGCGGTATGCAGCTGAATACACAAATGTACCTGTGCATGGATGGGAATGGAAATTCGAAAGAGTTGGAATGGTTTCCATTGCAGATATTTAGGTGATTTCTTTGATTTTGAtggaagaaacaagaaaagttAGTGAACTGTGATGGTTGTTGGTTGGTTTCAGGCATTTTTTGCGAAATTGATGCGAACTGCAAGCATGACGGCGAAGATGTTCGTGGGATGGGAGAGAATTGCGACGACCAAcaatcgaagaagaagaagaagtagtcGATTGTAAAactcgaagaagaagaagacgcaGTCGATTGTAGAACTCGAAGAAGAAGGAGCCGATCGTTCAATTGAATGTTGAGGATAAAGAAATCAGCGATGAAAAGAGCACAAAAGGATAGTtttggtatttttaaaaatgtttatagtTCTTATgtaatgcatttttttttttgctattctGTAAATAATTTGCCATTTTTTCCATCTACGAGGATTTTTCAAACAataattatgtattttttaatataaaatatgtttataaataaataaataatattttaatgtcGATTAACATTTGGTGAGCAAATATAAGTGATTTACAATGGTTTagatttgaattcaatttttgaattccTCTACCAAACAAATAtgtgaaaatatgaaatataagttttttttttttttttttttttcaaatttttgattCGAACCGAACCGGTAGACCCGTTCATCAAAGAAAGGTCAAGAAGAAAGAAATCTGGTGTGGAACTCGCAGATTGTAGAGAGTTGTGAGATTGAGGAAAGTGAATCAATGGCGTCGAGAAAAGGAGGCAGCGCCGGCGAAGGGATGAGATCGTTGGAGTTGGAGTTGGAGAAGATGAGTGTCGAGCAACTCAAAGCTCTCAAGGAACAAACTGATATGGAAGTCAATCTCCTTCACGACAGCCTTAACAACATTCGCACAGCCACTTCTCGCCTTGACATTGCCTCCACTGCTCTCCACGACCTCTCGCTCCGTCCTCAAGGTTCGTTTTCTCTGTTTTCATGGCTGCTGCTTCAGAATCTAATCTGTAATTCCTTCATCtgtttcattttgtttttactatttggtgattaggtttttttttttttgcccccCTTCCAATAATGCTTGTTTTTTAGGCAAGAAGATGTTGGTGCCGCTTACTGCGTCGCTTTACGTTCCTGGGACGCTTGATGAGGCCGATAAGGTCTTGGTAGATGTAGGCACGGGATACTTCATTGAGGTCAGTTTCGTTGAATTTTGAACCTCATTGTTTGGTTTCCATTCTTCAATGCTTGATTTACTTTTTTCttgcattttcaataaaaaaaaaaaaaaaaaaaaagaggtcgAAATTCTATTTGGTGTTTATTTGATTTCATTCACCAAACGAGACTAGTGTTGCTGAAAATTTAACTTCGTTTTCCAACATATAGGCAATGTACTTATATTACAAAATGTTATCAATTACGTATTTTTCACAATTTAGTGTAGTGCCTTTTGTCGAGTGATGCATGGTGGTTTTCTTTGGCTTTCTGTTGTCAATactccatttgataaccatttgattttgaaaattgatcTTGTTTCCTCACCATCTTTTTCAAGATAACATTTAAGTCTTACCCAAATTTAAAAACCAATAAcaagattttaaaaactattttttttagttttcaaaacttgacttcaattttaaaaacattgttagaaagtagataacaaaataaagaagctcatggaagtagtgtttataagtttaatttttcagaaaacaaaagtgaaaaactaaaatccaaatgattatcaaacgggaTCCAAATGATTTACTTGTAGATTTAGCTTCTAAATAGGGCACTTTATGTAGATCAATCTTTCCTACCTATCAGAATTTATTCTAATCAATTAGCATTGATTGATGGCAATTGTTATCATCAATGAGGAACTTATTACTCAATGAGTAAAAGAATCATGATTCatgtttgtaaaaaataatcagTTTATCATGTATTGATGTTGGTAATGTGTTCTCATGATTTGATGGTTGAATCAGAAAACAATGGCTGAAGGAAAAGATTACTGTGATCGAAAGATCAAATTGCTGAAGTCGAATTTTGACCAACTAATTGAGGTAATGTGACTACTTTGAAGTTCAATATGGAACAACaagttttcaatttaaaataacaGTGAAAGAAGTGTTGATATCCGAACCA
Proteins encoded:
- the LOC120068254 gene encoding probable prefoldin subunit 5 isoform X1, whose product is MASRKGGSAGEGMRSLELELEKMSVEQLKALKEQTDMEVNLLHDSLNNIRTATSRLDIASTALHDLSLRPQGKKMLVPLTASLYVPGTLDEADKVLVDVGTGYFIEKTMAEGKDYCDRKIKLLKSNFDQLIEIATKKKKVADEAGVILQAKLKQMAATI
- the LOC120068254 gene encoding probable prefoldin subunit 5 isoform X2 produces the protein MASRKGGSAGEGMRSLELELEKMSVEQLKALKEQTDMEVNLLHDSLNNIRTATSRLDIASTALHDLSLRPQGKKMLVPLTASLYVPGTLDEADKVLVDVGTGYFIEKTMAEGKDYCDRKIKLLKSNFDQLIE